From one Rosa rugosa chromosome 4, drRosRugo1.1, whole genome shotgun sequence genomic stretch:
- the LOC133745342 gene encoding nudix hydrolase 8 isoform X2 produces the protein MYSNSFTSFRYLPVGIKVFPQFCSCACTGNPLKASSFSHPSSSNNRYLSTNAIGSVGGDKLAAETSLFQIFGTNGAKSNLFPRDIRVLDAFDDEYGGVIVDPERLPENADAFAYILHSSLSNWKMEGKKGIWLKLPVERAELVPVAVKEGFQYHHAERGYVMLTYWIPEGPCMLPANASHQVGVGGFVINDNNEVLVVQEKHCAPTCVGFWKIPTGFILESEEIFTGAVREVKEETGIDTEFVEVIAFRHAHNVAFEKSDLFFICMLKPLSTQIIVDDLEIEAAKWMPLAEFVEQPLVKEDSMFKKVISICIARLGKRYCGLSSHQVVSKFDGRLSSLYYNVVDTQDFNCSNC, from the exons ATGTACTCAAATTCGTTTACGAGTTTCAGGTACTTACCGGTTGGTATCAAAGTATTTCCACAGTTTTGTTCTTGCGCCTGCACAG GGAATCCTCTGAAGGCTTCTTCATTTTCTCATCCTTCTAGTTCAAACAATAGATATCTGTCAACAAACGCCATTGGTAGTGTTGGAGGGGATAAACTTGCAGCTGAAACTTCCTTGTTTCAAATCTTTGGAACAAATGGTGCAAAGTCAAATCTGTTTCCTAGAGACATTAGAGTACTTGATGCCTTTGATGATGAGTATGGGGGAGTTATCGTTGATCCAGAACGACTACCAGAAAATGCAGATGCCTTTGCTTACATCCTCCACTCCTCGCTTTCCAATTGGAAAATGGAG GGAAAGAAGGGAATTTGGCTTAAGCTGCCGGTAGAACGAGCTGAGCTTGTTCCAGTTGCTGTTAAG GAAGGTTTCCAATATCACCATGCAGAACGAGGATATGTGATGCTGACATATTGGATTCCAGAAGGACCATGCATGCTTCCCGCTAATGCTTCACATCAAGTAGGGGTTGGGGGATTTGTCATCAATGACAATAATGAG GTTCTTGTCGTACAAGAGAAACACTGTGCTCCTACATGCGTTGGTTTCTGGAAAATACCAACTGGCTTCATCCTTGAG TCGGAAGAGATTTTCACAGGAGCTGTGAGAGAAGTTAAGGAGGAAACTGGG ATTGATACGGAGTTTGTGGAAGTTATAGCATTCAG GCATGCTCACAATGTTGCTTTCGAAAAGTCAGATTTGTTCTTTATCTGCATGCTAAAACCACTATCGACTCAGATTATAGTTGATGATCTTGAAATTGAAGCAGCCAAG TGGATGCCCCTGGCTGAGTTTGTGGAGCAACCACTAGTAAAAGAAGATTCCATGTTCAAGAAGGTCATTTCTATATGCATTGCCCGGCTAGGAAAGCGTTACTGCGGTTTATCTTCTCATCAAGTGGTCTCCAAGTTCGATGGCAGGTTGTCTTCCTTGTACTATAACGTCGTTGATACACAAGATTTCAACTGTTCAAATTGCTGA
- the LOC133706399 gene encoding plasma membrane ATPase 1-like, which yields MAAMDTSIALQPITQEAVDLENIPVEEVFEQLKCTAEGLNSEEVQKRLEVFGFNKLQEKKESKILNFLGFMWNPLSWVMEAAALMSITLAYGGGKKRDVEDFCGILALLLINSTISFIEENNAGNAAAALMARLAPKAKVLRDGKWNEEDAAVLVPGDIISIKLGDIIPADARLLQGDPLKIDQSALTGESLPVTKHAGEGVYSGSTCKQGEIEAVVIATGVHTFFGKAAHLVENTTHVGHFQKVLTAIGNFCICSIAIGIAIELIVLVRQGKSYRSKIDNLLVLLIGGIPIAMPTVLSVTMAIGSHRLSQQGAITKRMTAIEEMAGMDVLCSDKTGTLTLNKLTVDKNLIEVFAKDVEKDSVVLMAARASRLENQDAIDAAIVAMLADSKEAREGITEVHFLPFNPTDKRTALTYLDKAGKMHRVSKGAPEQILNLAWNKSDIEKRAHTVIDKFAERGLRSLAVARQEVPAGTKDSPGGPWEFVGLLPLFDPPRHDSAETIRRALDLGVSVKMITGDQLAIAKETGRRLGMGSNMYPSSSLLGENKNGLDASLQIDELIENADGFAGVFPEHKYEIVQRLQIKKHIVGMTGDGVNDAPALKKADIGIAVADATDAARSASDIVLTEPGLSVIISAVLTSRAIFQRMKNYTIYAVSITIRIVLGFLLLTAFWRFDFPPFMVLIIAILNDGTIMTISKDKVKPSPVPDSWKLSEIFATGIVLGSYLAVTTAIFFYIIYETHFFPKHFHLDLDFKKLADLNESSYTETLNGQLASVVYLQVSTISQALIFVTRSRGWSFMERPGLLLVGAFIVAQMVATVISAQATWKFAQIHSVGWGWTGAVWIYNIIIYMLLDPIKFFVRYALSGRAWSLVLNKRTAFTTQKDFGREAREAAWATEQRTLHGLPTMDRNIFHERHTFRDVSMMAEEARRRAEIARLREIHTLKGKVESFAKLRGLDIDVNPHYTV from the exons ATGGCCGCAATGGATACATCAATTGCCCTTCAGCCTATTACGCAGGAAGCTGTTGATCTG GAGAACATCCCTGTGGAGGAAGTTTTTGAACAATTGAAATGTACAGCAGAGGGTCTCAATTCTGAGGAGGTGCAAAAGCGTCTGGAGGTTTTTGGTTTCAACAAACTTCAAGAGAAAAAG GAAAGTAAAATACTTAACTTTCTGGGGTTTATGTGGAACCCCTTGTCTTGGGTTATGGAAGCAGCTGCACTAATGTCAATAACTCTCGCATATGGAGGC GGAAAAAAAAGAGACGTTGAGGATTTCTGTGGAATCCTAGCACTACTCCTTATCAATTCAACAATAAGCTTTATCGAGGAAAACAATGCTGGAAATGCAGCTGCAGCGCTTATGGCCCGGCTTGCTCCAAAAGCCAAG GTTTTACGCGATGGGAAATGGAATGAGGAAGATGCAGCTGTGCTGGTTCCTGGAGACATTATTAGTATCAAGTTAGGAGATATAATTCCTGCTGATGCTCGCCTGCTTCAAGGAGATCCTTTGAAGATCGACCAG tctgCTCTTACAGGAGAGTCTCTCCCTGTAACTAAGCATGCCGGTGAAGGAGTATACTCTGGCTCAACATGTAAACAAGGTGAAATTGAAGCAGTTGTCATTGCAACAGGAGTACATACCTTCTTTGGAAAAGCTGCTCATCTTGTGGAAAACACAACACATGTTGGGCACTTTCAGAAG GTCTTAACAGCCATTGGAAACTTTTGCATCTGCTCAATTGCCATAGGTATTGCGATTGAACTAATTGTCCTAGTTCGTCAAGGAAAGAGTTATCGTTCTAAAATAGATAACCTTCTTGTCCTACTTATTGGCGGCATCCCAATTGCTATGCCAACTGTTCTCTCTGTCACCATGGCCATTGGTTCTCATCGTTTGTCTCAGCAG GGTGCAATCACAAAGAGAATGACAGCCATTGAAGAAATGGCTGGGATGGATGTGCTCTGCAGTGATAAAACAGGAACTTTAACTCTCAACAAGTTAACAGTGGACAAGAATCTGATAGAG GTGTTTGCTAAAGATGTTGAAAAAGACTCGGTTGTATTGATGGCTGCAAGAGCTTCAAGGTTGGAAAATCAAGATGCCATTGATGCAGCAATTGTTGCAATGCTGGCTGATTCTAAGGAG GCACGAGAGGGAATTACAGAAGTTCACTTCCTTCCTTTCAATCCAACTGATAAGAGGACAGCACTTACATACCTAGACAAAGCTGGTAAAATGCACAGAGTGAGCAAAGGTGCACCAGAGCAG aTACTCAATTTGGCATGGAACAAATCAGATATTGAAAAGAGGGCACACACAGTAATTGACAAATTTGCAGAACGTGGTCTTCGATCCCTTGCTGTTGCACGACAG GAAGTACCCGCTGGAACCAAAGACAGTCCTGGTGGACCTTGGGAGTTTGTTGGTCTTCTACCTTTGTTTGATCCACCACGTCACGACAGTGCTGAAACTATTAGAAGAGCTCTAGATCTTGGTGTGAGTGTTAAGATGATTACAG GCGATCAACTGGCAATTGCCAAAGAGACAGGGAGACGACTTGGGATGGGCTCAAACATGTATCCATCATCTTCATTGCTTGGTGAAAATAAGAATGGCTTAGATGCAAGTCTACAAATTGATGAACTCATTGAGAATGCTGATGGTTTTGCTGGTGTCTTTCCAG AGCATAAATATGAGATCGTTCAGCGATTACAAATTAAGAAGCACATAGTTGGAATGACTGGTGATGGAGTTAATGATGCACCTGCCTTGAAGAAAGCAGACATAGGAATTGCTGTGGCAGATGCCACAGATGCTGCTCGTAGTGCATCTGATATAGTACTGACAGAGCCTGGATTGAGTGTTATTATTAGTGCTGTTCTGACAAGCCGTGCAATCTTTCAAAGAATGAAGAACTACACA ATATATGCAGTGTCTATAACAATACGTATTGTG CTTGGTTTCTTGTTGCTAACTGCATTCTGGCGATTTGATTTCCCTCCTTTTATGGTCCTCATCATAGCCATTCTTAATGACG GTACTATTATGACAATATCCAAAGACAAGGTTAAGCCATCTCCAGTTCCTGACAGTTGGAAGCTCAGTGAAATATTTGCAACTGGGATTGTCTTAGGGAGTTACCTTGCCGTGACCACAGCTATATTTTTCTATATCATTTACGAAACCCACTTCTTCCCG AAACACTTCCATCTAGACCTGGACTTCAAGAAACTCGCTGATCTCAATGAGTCGAGTTATACAGAGACACTGAATGGCCAGCTAGCATCTGTTGTGTACCTTCAAGTTAGCACCATCAGCCAGGCTCTAATTTTTGTAACTCGCTCCAGAGGTTGGTCATTCATGGAAAGACCTGGTCTTCTTCTTGTTGGTGCCTTCATAGTTGCTCAAATG GTTGCAACAGTAATATCTGCTCAGGCAACATGGAAATTTGCTCAAATTCATAGCGTTGGCTGGGGTTGGACTGGAGCTGTATGGATTTACAACATTATAATCTATATGCTTCTTGATCCTATCAAGTTTTTTGTGCGATATGCACTCAGTGGGAGGGCCTGGAGTTTGGTACTGAACAAAAGG ACGGCTTTCACCACCCAAAAGGACTTTGGTAGGGAAGCTCGTGAGGCTGCATGGGCAACAGAACAGCGTACACTTCATGGCCTCCCAACTATGGACAGAAATATCTTCCATGAGAGGCACACATTCAGGGATGTTAGCATGATGGCTGAAGAAGCCCGACGACGTGCAGAGATTGCAAG ACTAAGGGAAATTCACACTCTCAAAGGGAAGGTGGAGTCCTTTGCAAAGCTAAGGGGTTTGGACATTGACGTCAATCCACATTACACAGTCTAA
- the LOC133745342 gene encoding nudix hydrolase 8 isoform X3: MSVLMEMSLFQSKSMSASEMAQVGRMYSNSFTSFRYLPVGIKVFPQFCSCACTGNPLKASSFSHPSSSNNRYLSTNAIGSVGGDKLAAETSLFQIFGTNGAKSNLFPRDIRVLDAFDDEYGGVIVDPERLPENADAFAYILHSSLSNWKMEGKKGIWLKLPVERAELVPVAVKEGFQYHHAERGYVMLTYWIPEGPCMLPANASHQVGVGGFVINDNNEVLVVQEKHCAPTCVGFWKIPTGFILESEEIFTGAVREVKEETGIDTEFVEVIAFRHAHNVAFEKSDLFFICMLKPLSTQIIVDDLEIEAAKLT; encoded by the exons ATGTCTGTATTAATGGAGATGAGCTTGTTTCAATCGAAATCTATGTCTGCTTCTGAAATGGCTCAGGTGGGGAGGATGTACTCAAATTCGTTTACGAGTTTCAGGTACTTACCGGTTGGTATCAAAGTATTTCCACAGTTTTGTTCTTGCGCCTGCACAG GGAATCCTCTGAAGGCTTCTTCATTTTCTCATCCTTCTAGTTCAAACAATAGATATCTGTCAACAAACGCCATTGGTAGTGTTGGAGGGGATAAACTTGCAGCTGAAACTTCCTTGTTTCAAATCTTTGGAACAAATGGTGCAAAGTCAAATCTGTTTCCTAGAGACATTAGAGTACTTGATGCCTTTGATGATGAGTATGGGGGAGTTATCGTTGATCCAGAACGACTACCAGAAAATGCAGATGCCTTTGCTTACATCCTCCACTCCTCGCTTTCCAATTGGAAAATGGAG GGAAAGAAGGGAATTTGGCTTAAGCTGCCGGTAGAACGAGCTGAGCTTGTTCCAGTTGCTGTTAAG GAAGGTTTCCAATATCACCATGCAGAACGAGGATATGTGATGCTGACATATTGGATTCCAGAAGGACCATGCATGCTTCCCGCTAATGCTTCACATCAAGTAGGGGTTGGGGGATTTGTCATCAATGACAATAATGAG GTTCTTGTCGTACAAGAGAAACACTGTGCTCCTACATGCGTTGGTTTCTGGAAAATACCAACTGGCTTCATCCTTGAG TCGGAAGAGATTTTCACAGGAGCTGTGAGAGAAGTTAAGGAGGAAACTGGG ATTGATACGGAGTTTGTGGAAGTTATAGCATTCAG GCATGCTCACAATGTTGCTTTCGAAAAGTCAGATTTGTTCTTTATCTGCATGCTAAAACCACTATCGACTCAGATTATAGTTGATGATCTTGAAATTGAAGCAGCCAAG TTGACTTGA
- the LOC133744809 gene encoding uncharacterized protein LOC133744809 — protein sequence MDKSWIDWADWCSKPYRAKLEDFLNFAYVNRDPSSRIYCPCRKCENRKFFEKVIVRQHLHGNGFWKKYKIWDKHGESRDGADSLHRDEMFMGSDDYMEEDMVRLVQEAIGTANVVRPHDESGGESSNPLVGPNESTKQFLKLMKSANLPLYPGSKKHTTLSFIVRLLQAKVLNGWTDKSFKDLLDICNESMPEGVNLPNSYYQAQKLTEDLGFTYNTVDACPNSCMLFRNEDINLDQCLICKASRWKEDGCSLVSDLGPGKRKAAKQARYFPLKPRLQRLFMSSKTATLMRWHAEKRTDDGVFRHPADSLAWKDFDKKHPSFSGDIRNVRLGLASDGFNPFRTMNIVHSTWPVILVPYNLPPMMLMKQPFIYLSVLIDGPKGPGDKIDVYLQPLIEELKELWDEGIETFDASSNQMFQMHAALLWTINGFPAYANLSGWSTKGEYACPSCNSETASIWLPNGKKFSYGSSRRFLPYDHKYRKDPRSFNGLREYRRSPTTLSGVDLLTQLQSNGILTEYRREDLQTRQMMGPEKPEKDPLKKRKHNWKKKSIFFELPYWKDNLIRHNLDVMHIEKNVCDNVLGTILGVTGKSKDNISSRRDLELMGIREQYHVKRRESGSEYFDPADFEMNNDGKDKFLVALSETRMPDGSASHIARRVRLKDRSISGLKSHDNHILLQQLIPLSVRSSLPKKVVEGLIDLGKFFKVLCSKLNCAADLEEARSRIVVTLCDLEKIFPPSFFDVMEHLPVHLVQEALIAGAVQFRWMYPIERYLLTLKEYVRNRACPEASIAKGYLMEECMNFCTQYLKDVESKSNRPLRRKNRDDPEKGNCVLSEVTRIQIHRWVLFHTRAVTPFLKEHLTAIKQQFPDADDHYVQRVHFDEFANWFKDHVITLQNTSDILLSEEIIALSSPPSPSATKVNSYTSNGYFFRVKSVDNKRSRQNSGVALQADTMSVGNKKDKNQRVDVLPYYGRLTEIIKVTYSVDIKYVLFRCDWVHPVAGIKLDPFNFTLVNFNRLLYRNDRIGDEPFILASQAQQVWYAPDPSGQGWLNVVEMESKNFSHVQTDNTEENDSSGELMDGVEMDE from the exons ATGGACAAGTCATGGATTGATTGGGCTGATTGGTGTTCTAAGCCATATCGTGCGAAGTTAGAAGATTTCTTGAACTTTGCATATGTCAATAGGGATCCGAGTTCAAGGATTTACTGTCCTTGTAGAAAATGTGAAAACCGAAAATTCTTTGAAAAAGTAATTGTGCGACAGCATCTTCATGGTAATGGGTTTTGGAAGAAGTATAAGATCTGGGATAAGCATGGTGAGTCCAGGGATGGTGCTGATTCATTGCATAGAGATGAGATGTTTATGGGGTCAGATGATTATATGGAAGAGGATATGGTTAGACTAGTCCAAGAAGCTATAGGAACAGCAAATGTTGTTAGACCACATGATGAGAGTGGTGGAGAAAGTTCAAATCCACTTGTTGGGCCAAACGAGTCTACTAAGCAGTTCCTAAAGTTGATGAAATCTGCAAACCTTCCATTATATCCTGGTTCTAAGAAACATACAACATTGTCATTCATTGTCAGACTCCTACAGGCGAAAGTGTTAAATGGTTGGACTGACAAATCTTTCAAAGACTTGCTTGACATATGTAACGAGTCTATGCCAGAAGGTGTAAACCTTCCTAATTCTTATTATCAAGCTCAGAAGTTAACTGAAGATTTAGGGTTCACGTATAACACAGTGGATGCTTGCCCTAATAGCTGTATGCTTTTCAGAAATGAAGACATAAATCTTGATCAATGTTTGATATGTAAGGCATCTCGATGGAAAGAAGATGGTTGCAGTTTAGTTTCTGATTTGGGACCTGGGAAACGGAAGGCAGCAAAACAAGCAAGATATTTTCCTTTGAAACCAAGGTTGCAGAGGTTGTTTATGTCCTCTAAAACTGCAACGCTTATGAGATGGCATGCCGAGAAACGAACTGATGATGGTGTGTTTAGGCATCCTGCAGACTCTCTCGCTTGGAAGGATTTTGACAAGAAACATCCAAGTTTCTCCGGAGATATTCGCAATGTAAGGCTTGGGTTGGCCTCAGATGGATTTAATCCATTCCGGACTATGAACATAGTTCATAGTACTTGGCCTGTCATACTAGTTCCGTACAACTTACCGCCAATGATGTTGATGAAGCAACCTTTTATCTATCTATCTGTGCTTATTGATGGCCCAAAAGGACCTGGTGATAAGATCGATGTTTACTTGCAGCCACTCATTGAAGAGTTGAAGGAATTGTGGGATGAGGGCATAGAAACTTTTGACGCATCAAGCAATCAAATGTTTCAAATGCATGCTGCCTTACTTTGGACGATTAATGGTTTTCCTGCCTATGCTAATCTATCAGGGTGGAGTACAAAAGGTGAATATGCATGCCCTTCTTGCAACTCTGAAACTGCTTCTATATGGTTGCCAAACGGTAAAAAGTTCTCATATGGTAGCAGCCGGCGGTTTTTACCTTATGATCACAAGTATCGGAAGGATCCCAGATCTTTCAATGGCTTACGAGAATATAGACGATCTCCTACAACATTATCTGGAGTAGATCTTCTCACCCAGCTTCAATCGAATGGTATCCTTACAGAGTATAGAAGAGAAGATTTGCAGACAAGGCAAATGATGGGGCCAGAGAAACCTGAGAAAGATCCTTTGAAGAAAAGGAAGCACAATTGGAAGAAAAAAAGTATATTTTTTGAGCTTCCTTATTGGAAGGATAATCTCATCCGTCACAACCTTGATGTCATGCATATAGAGAAGAATGTGTGTGACAATGTTCTTGGGACCATACTAGGAGTTACTGGAAAATCAAAGGACAATATCAGTTCTCGACGTGATCTTGAGCTTATGGGAATTAGAGAGCAGTACCATGTGAAGAGGAGGGAGTCCGGTTCAGAATACTTTGATCCTGCAGATTTTGAGATGAATAATGATGGGAAAGATAAGTTCCTCGTAGCCTTATCAGAAACAAGAATGCCGGATGGTTCTGCTTCTCATATTGCACGGCGGGTACGTTTGAAAGATCGAAGTATCAGCGGTCTTAAAAGTCATGACAATCATATTCTTTTACAGCAATTGATTCCATTATCTGTACGAAGTTCTTTACCGAAGAAAGTGGTCGAAGGGCTGATTGATCTGGGCAAGTTTTTCAAAGTATTGTGCTCCAAACTAAATTGTGCAGCAGATTTGGAAGAGGCACGTTCTCGTATAGTGGTGACCCTTTGTGATCTTGAGAAGATATTTCCACCATCATTTTTTGATGTGATGGAGCATTTACCTGTCCATCTAGTCCAAGAAGCATTAATTGCTGGTGCTGTGCAGTTTCGGTGGATGTACCCCATTGAGAGGTATCTGTTGACTTTAAAGGAATATGTACGTAACAGAGCTTGTCCGGAAGCATCAATAGCTAAAGGTTATCTAATGGAAGAATGCATGAATTTCTGTACCCAATATCTTAAAGATGTGGAGAGTAAGTCAAACAGACCATTAAGGAGAAAGAATCGTGACGACCCTGAGAAGGGAAATTGTGTTCTCAGTGAAGTTACGCGCATACAAATTCATCGATGGGTCTTGTTTCATACAAGGGCAGTCACGCCATTTCTCAA GGAACATCTTACTGCCATTAAACAACAATTTCCGGATGCAGATGACCATTATGTTCAACGTGTTCATTTTGATGAGTTTGCGAACTGGTTTAAGGATCAT GTTATAACTCTGCAAAACACAAGTGATATCTTGTTATCAGAAGAAATTATTGCCTTGTCTAGTCCTCCTAGTCCTTCAGCAACTAAGGTGAATTCATATACATCTAATGGGTATTTCTTCCGTGTGAAAAGTGTTGATAACAAGCGATCAAGACAAAACAGTGGTGTAGCTTTACAAGCAGATACCATGAGTGTCGGCAATAAGAAAGATAAGAATCAACGTGTAGATGTTTTAccatattatgggagattaacaGAGATTATCAAAGTCACCTACTCTGTTGATATCAAATATGTGTTGTTCAGGTGTGATTGGGTACATCCTGTGGCAGGGATAAAATTAGATCCTTTTAACTTCACTTTAGTTAACTTCAATCGATTGTTGTATCGAAATGATCGGATTGGGGATGAACCATTCATCTTAGCATCTCAAGCACAGCAGGTGTGGTATGCTCCAGATCCTTCAGGACAAGGTTGGCTAAATGTCGTCGAAATGGAGTCAAAAAACTTCTCTCATGTGCAAACTGACAATACTGAAGAAAATGATAGCTCAGGGGAGTTAATGGATGGTGTTGAAATGGATGAATAA
- the LOC133745342 gene encoding nudix hydrolase 8 isoform X1: MSVLMEMSLFQSKSMSASEMAQVGRMYSNSFTSFRYLPVGIKVFPQFCSCACTGNPLKASSFSHPSSSNNRYLSTNAIGSVGGDKLAAETSLFQIFGTNGAKSNLFPRDIRVLDAFDDEYGGVIVDPERLPENADAFAYILHSSLSNWKMEGKKGIWLKLPVERAELVPVAVKEGFQYHHAERGYVMLTYWIPEGPCMLPANASHQVGVGGFVINDNNEVLVVQEKHCAPTCVGFWKIPTGFILESEEIFTGAVREVKEETGIDTEFVEVIAFRHAHNVAFEKSDLFFICMLKPLSTQIIVDDLEIEAAKWMPLAEFVEQPLVKEDSMFKKVISICIARLGKRYCGLSSHQVVSKFDGRLSSLYYNVVDTQDFNCSNC; this comes from the exons ATGTCTGTATTAATGGAGATGAGCTTGTTTCAATCGAAATCTATGTCTGCTTCTGAAATGGCTCAGGTGGGGAGGATGTACTCAAATTCGTTTACGAGTTTCAGGTACTTACCGGTTGGTATCAAAGTATTTCCACAGTTTTGTTCTTGCGCCTGCACAG GGAATCCTCTGAAGGCTTCTTCATTTTCTCATCCTTCTAGTTCAAACAATAGATATCTGTCAACAAACGCCATTGGTAGTGTTGGAGGGGATAAACTTGCAGCTGAAACTTCCTTGTTTCAAATCTTTGGAACAAATGGTGCAAAGTCAAATCTGTTTCCTAGAGACATTAGAGTACTTGATGCCTTTGATGATGAGTATGGGGGAGTTATCGTTGATCCAGAACGACTACCAGAAAATGCAGATGCCTTTGCTTACATCCTCCACTCCTCGCTTTCCAATTGGAAAATGGAG GGAAAGAAGGGAATTTGGCTTAAGCTGCCGGTAGAACGAGCTGAGCTTGTTCCAGTTGCTGTTAAG GAAGGTTTCCAATATCACCATGCAGAACGAGGATATGTGATGCTGACATATTGGATTCCAGAAGGACCATGCATGCTTCCCGCTAATGCTTCACATCAAGTAGGGGTTGGGGGATTTGTCATCAATGACAATAATGAG GTTCTTGTCGTACAAGAGAAACACTGTGCTCCTACATGCGTTGGTTTCTGGAAAATACCAACTGGCTTCATCCTTGAG TCGGAAGAGATTTTCACAGGAGCTGTGAGAGAAGTTAAGGAGGAAACTGGG ATTGATACGGAGTTTGTGGAAGTTATAGCATTCAG GCATGCTCACAATGTTGCTTTCGAAAAGTCAGATTTGTTCTTTATCTGCATGCTAAAACCACTATCGACTCAGATTATAGTTGATGATCTTGAAATTGAAGCAGCCAAG TGGATGCCCCTGGCTGAGTTTGTGGAGCAACCACTAGTAAAAGAAGATTCCATGTTCAAGAAGGTCATTTCTATATGCATTGCCCGGCTAGGAAAGCGTTACTGCGGTTTATCTTCTCATCAAGTGGTCTCCAAGTTCGATGGCAGGTTGTCTTCCTTGTACTATAACGTCGTTGATACACAAGATTTCAACTGTTCAAATTGCTGA
- the LOC133744808 gene encoding uncharacterized protein LOC133744808 has product MSEFLTSSGSNSSNNNGSSSQSSYRSTNPPPTPPPPPPPLPPPPPPPSAPSPPILPLPSLEAEAQSATFITRGHNKGIPEWNTGVKIKIMFDSNFQPIGERATQLKSQLGQIVRDGQRIPLTLLDWKAVGPDVKEGIWKEVQQNLLDVPEGYKHVCLRCCNTLWKDHKSKTKVNYFQKNRDNPNLSSLVPPHIVAEQWNELIAYWNSEDAKLIATRNSINREQHGPVHSTGRKHFAQLRYEMEQSGEQTDKMSVWKKARNQSNADVAQVTEEYDKKLLMEPEDQRELRAVKDRIFHELLGEDGHGYCRTYGSTVPRSLVYPQESMPSHNTNDLIQKITEEVTEKVKEAFTRKMQDQLDMLQARINFLESNDGQNRNPCGQVQDATSGHEVRRESIGEGVHPHSTSNQEIEHAPVLTKPL; this is encoded by the exons ATGTCTGAGTTTTTGACTTCAAGTGGATCTAATTCTTCAAACAACAATGGTTCCTCATCGCAGTCATCCTATAGGTCTACTAATCCACCTCCTACACCCCCACCACCTCCACCCCCACTGCCTCCACCCCCACCGCCTCCTTCTGCACCTTCTCCTCCAATATTACCTCTTCCATCTCTAG AAGCTGAAGCACAATCTGCTACCTTTATTACTAGAGGTCACAATAAAGGTATCCCAGAGTGGAATACTGGAGTTAAAATCAAGATTATGTTTGATTCTAACTTCCAACCTATTGGAGAAAGAGCTACACAGCTAAAGTCACAATTGGGGCAAATTGTACGCGATGGCCAGAGGATTCCACTAACATTACTTGACTGGAAGGCTGTTGGACCTGATGTGAAAGAGGGAATATGGAAAGAGGTTCAG CAAAATCTGCTTGATGTTCCAGAAGGATATAAACATGTGTGTCTTAGATGTTGCAATACACTGTGGAAGGATCACAAGAGCAAAACCAAAGTCAACTACTTTCAGAAAAACAGAGATAATCCAAATCTAAGTTCTCTAGTTCCGCCACATATTGTAGCAGAGCAGTGGAATGAGCTCATTGCTTATTGGAATAGTGAAGATGCAAAG CTGATAGCAACACGAAATTCTATCAATCGGGAGCAGCATGGACCAGTTCATAGTACTGGTCGAAAACATTTCGCCCAGCTGCGATATGAG ATGGAACAAAGTGGAGAACAAACCGATAAGATGAGTGTGTGGAAAAAAGCACGCAACCAATCAAATGCAGATGTTGCCCAAGTCACT GAGGAATATGACAAGAAATTGCTAATGGAACCTGAGGACCAGCGAGAACTTAGGGCTGTAAAAGATCGAATATTCCATGAATTGCTTGGGGAAGATGGTCATGGTTATTGTCGTACCTATGGTTCTACCGTGCCTCGCAGTTTGGTGTATCCACAGGAATCAATGCCTTCTCATAACACCAATGACCTCATACAGAAAATAACTGAAGAGGTTACAGAGAAAGTGAAAGAGGCTTTCACAAGGAAGATGCAGGACCAATTAGATATGCTTCAAGCTCGGATTAACTTTTTAGAGAGCAATGATGGGCAAAACAGAAATCCATGTGGACAG GTTCAAGATGCAACCAGTGGCCATGAAGTTAGAAGGGAGTCCATAGGAGAAGGAGTTCATCCACATTCAACTAGTAATCAAGAAATTGAGCATGCTCCAGTACTCACCAAGCCCCTCTAG